A portion of the Bactrocera neohumeralis isolate Rockhampton chromosome 2, APGP_CSIRO_Bneo_wtdbg2-racon-allhic-juicebox.fasta_v2, whole genome shotgun sequence genome contains these proteins:
- the LOC126750941 gene encoding transmembrane protein 245 isoform X1 gives MNRSDSIRRDRSFDSVLNKLMRMRSQNHETFKAAMYNFLIAAGIAAFIAVCFILGPFVRPLLWAFLMGAVLFPFKRRLAQLLNGWFERLEQRDSNVLVSICLAPLEATEHCGSLVVSWLHEHWQLLTAGVGVATCIKLLVLYAPKGFLCAVWRFVVFSHSTFVQLIGFLNIYLLIAIIVVYLTSVYFLWRPENSTKFVMAGQSLWVAIVSYGCSFLGALQVPAFILIMLYVGVSIIYHMRTAEGSSSCIEKLKKLLDKTDFEKSVSNISVKKQSLHSDVEDVSLSETLDSLDNTELLDENEVPHLSGIYFKCLFYACVATFLYRNVWMFILAAIPISLHLLYTLGNVTGFTAFISNKINEAYENLKSWAIEHHSAVLPLCLPGVLELNYKINAIIRDSLKSSVDLVTSILMIILMLLIIVFLGVFFCVNIYSETIEVAYLGKDLINKTITDRPELIDILPENIQSSIDDALDNAHHYGRRKIETYIDDWLAEADSVHATKLKEQILDVWDRLIQYWIDVNKSDSAYGPRVPTDALKTTFGEIVDNPGHFKELVLVAKQGIIGWAKSNTQTILEVAESLWHIIRTNLSMIMSFTGDILSLLLSGGQACVEFILDMIVFFTALFYLLSSSNTKYAPLQVTKYLGFSTSGSKIADALENSISGVLISMFKCSIFTGLFTWLVHTVFGARIVFLPSALAAILSAAPFLGSYWCSLPALLELWLAQDRFYAGLVLFLLQFFVPPYFEAAIYAEMKGGGHPYLTGLAIAGGMYWIGWQGAIFGPLMLCFFIGIFEVAAVAMRANEDARRSSDEDTRATSISCNGEVCHIDPPIDVKVEMSEPDSQAKATLPAPTLPEAMESKESAESITPINNSPAAQDESKDLSTVKPQAIELKIITKTLMPVAEAI, from the exons ATGAATCGTTCCGACTCGATTAGGCGCGATCGCTCCTTCGACAGCGTTCTTAACAAGTTGATGCGTATGCGTTCGCAGAATCATGAAACCTTCAAAGCAGCCatgtacaattttttaatagctGCCGGCATTGCAGCATTTATTGCCGTCTGCTTTATACTAGGTCCTTTCGTGCGTCCTTTACTCTGGGCATTCCTGATGGGAGCAGTGCTCTTTCCTTTCAAAAGACGCTTAGCGCAATTGCTGAATGGTTGGTTTGAGCGCTTGGAGCAACGTGACTCTAATGTGTTGGTATCAATATGTTTGGCACCGCTTGAAGCTACCGAACATTGTGGTAGTTTAGTGGTGAGTTGGCTGCACGAACACTGGCAATTGTTGACAGCAGGCGTGGGCGTAGCTACTTGTATCAAATTGTTGGTGCTATATGCACCCAAAGGGTTCCTGTGTGCCGTTTGGCGTTTTGTAGTTTTCTCGCATAGTACTTTCGTGCAGTTAATAGGTTTTCTTAATATCTACCTG ttaATTGCAATAATTGTTGTATACTTGACGTCGGTATATTTCTTGTGGAGACCAGAAAATAGCACCAAGTTCGTCATGGCTGGCCAGTCGCTTTGGGTGGCTATAGTTAGTTATGGTTGCAGCTTTTTAGGCGCACTACAAGTACCTGCCTTTATTTTGATAATGTTGTATGTAGGTGTATCAATTATATACCATATGCGCACTGCGGAAGGATCTAGCAGttgtatagaaaaattaaaaaagttgctaGACAAAACTGACTTTGAAAAGTCAGTAAGCAACATCAGTGTGAAGAAGCAAAGTTTGCATTCCGACGTCGAAGATGTCTCCTTGAGCGAAACATTGGATTCGCTGGACAATACTGAGTTGTTAGATGAAAATGAGGTGCCACACCTAAGTGGCATCTACTTCAAATGCTTATTCTACGCATGCGTAGCAACATTTTTGTATCGCAATGTTTGGATGTTCATATTGGCCGCCATACCCATATCGCTGCATTTGTTATACACGTTGGGCAATGTGACTGGCTTTACGGCGTTCATATCAAATAAAATCAATGAAGCCTATGAAAACTTAAAG AGTTGGGCTATTGAACATCATTCTGCCGTACTGCCGCTCTGTTTGCCCGGTGTACTTGAATTGAATTACAAAATAAACGCCATAATACGCGATTCATTAAAGTCCTCTGTTGACTTGGTCACTTCTATACTGATGATAATACTCATGTTGTTAATTATCGTCTTTCTTGGCGTATTTTTCTGTGTCAATATCTATTCGGAAACCATTGAAGTTGCTTACTTGGGCAAAGATCTGATAAACAAAACAATTACTGATCGTCCGGAATTGATCGATATATTACCTGAGAATATACAGTCATCCATCGATGATGCCTTGGATAATGCGCATCATTATGGGCGTCGGAAAATCGAAACGTACATCGATGATTGGCTAGCCGAAGCCGATTCCGTACATGCCACTAAGCTAAAGGAACAAATTTTAGATGTCTGGGATCGTTTAATACAGTACTGGATTGATGTTAATAAATCTGACTCGGCTTATGGACCACGTGTGCCAACAGATGCCCTCAAAACGACTTTCGGTGAAATTGTTGATAATCCTG GACATTTTAAAGAGCTAGTTTTAGTGGCAAAACAGGGCATTATCGGCTGGGCGAAGAGCAACACACAAACCATACTGGAAGTGGCTGAATCTCTGTGGCACATCATACGCACGAATCTCTCGATGATCATGAGCTTTACGGGTGATATTTTATCTTTGCTACTGTCTGGCGGTCAAGCGTGTGTGGAGTTCATACTCGATATG ATTGTCTTCTTTACCGCGCTATTCTATTTGCTTTCGAGCAGTAATACGAAATATGCGCCACTACAGGTTACCAAATATTTGGGCTTCTCAACGTCCGGCTCTAAAATCGCCGATGCTTTGGAGAATTCCATTTCGGGCGTACTAATCTCCATGTTTAAGTGTTCCATATTCACCGGTCTCTTCACATGGCTGGTGCATACAGTGTTTGGCGCGCGCATTGTCTTCCTGCCATCGGCGCTGGCGGCCATTTTGTCGGCAGCACCATTTTTGGGCAGCTATTGGTGTTCGCTGCCGGCTTTGTTAGAGTTGTGGTTGGCGCAAGATCGCTTCTATGCCGGACTTGTGCTCTTTCTACTGCAATTCTTCGTGCCACCGTATTTCGAGGCCGCCATCTATGCGGAGATGAAGGG cgGTGGACACCCATATTTGACTGGTTTGGCTATCGCCGGCGGCATGTATTGGATTGGCTGGCAGGGTGCGATCTTCGGCCCGTTAATGCTTTGCTTCTTCATAGGCATATTTGAAGTGGCTGCCGTAGCCATGCGTGCCAACGAAGATGCAAG GCGCAGCTCCGATGAGGACACCCGCGCGAC cagCATCAGTTGCAATGGTGAGGTCTGTCACATTGACCCACCAATAGATGTGAAAGTTGAGATGTCCGAGCCAGACAGCCAGGCGAAAGCTACGTTGCCGGCACCCACGTTGCCAGAAGCAATGGAGAGCAAGGAGAGCGCTGAAAGCATCACCCCAATCAACAATTCACCAGCGGCGCAAGATGAGAGTAAAGATCTGAGCACAGTAAAACCCCAAGCCATCgaacttaaaataataacgAAAACTTTAATGCCAGTTGCTGAAGCGATTTAA
- the LOC126750941 gene encoding transmembrane protein 245 isoform X2 produces the protein MNRSDSIRRDRSFDSVLNKLMRMRSQNHETFKAAMYNFLIAAGIAAFIAVCFILGPFVRPLLWAFLMGAVLFPFKRRLAQLLNGWFERLEQRDSNVLVSICLAPLEATEHCGSLVVSWLHEHWQLLTAGVGVATCIKLLVLYAPKGFLCAVWRFVVFSHSTFVQLIGFLNIYLLIAIIVVYLTSVYFLWRPENSTKFVMAGQSLWVAIVSYGCSFLGALQVPAFILIMLYVGVSIIYHMRTAEGSSSCIEKLKKLLDKTDFEKSVSNISVKKQSLHSDVEDVSLSETLDSLDNTELLDENEVPHLSGIYFKCLFYACVATFLYRNVWMFILAAIPISLHLLYTLGNVTGFTAFISNKINEAYENLKSWAIEHHSAVLPLCLPGVLELNYKINAIIRDSLKSSVDLVTSILMIILMLLIIVFLGVFFCVNIYSETIEVAYLGKDLINKTITDRPELIDILPENIQSSIDDALDNAHHYGRRKIETYIDDWLAEADSVHATKLKEQILDVWDRLIQYWIDVNKSDSAYGPRVPTDALKTTFGEIVDNPELVLVAKQGIIGWAKSNTQTILEVAESLWHIIRTNLSMIMSFTGDILSLLLSGGQACVEFILDMIVFFTALFYLLSSSNTKYAPLQVTKYLGFSTSGSKIADALENSISGVLISMFKCSIFTGLFTWLVHTVFGARIVFLPSALAAILSAAPFLGSYWCSLPALLELWLAQDRFYAGLVLFLLQFFVPPYFEAAIYAEMKGGGHPYLTGLAIAGGMYWIGWQGAIFGPLMLCFFIGIFEVAAVAMRANEDARRSSDEDTRATSISCNGEVCHIDPPIDVKVEMSEPDSQAKATLPAPTLPEAMESKESAESITPINNSPAAQDESKDLSTVKPQAIELKIITKTLMPVAEAI, from the exons ATGAATCGTTCCGACTCGATTAGGCGCGATCGCTCCTTCGACAGCGTTCTTAACAAGTTGATGCGTATGCGTTCGCAGAATCATGAAACCTTCAAAGCAGCCatgtacaattttttaatagctGCCGGCATTGCAGCATTTATTGCCGTCTGCTTTATACTAGGTCCTTTCGTGCGTCCTTTACTCTGGGCATTCCTGATGGGAGCAGTGCTCTTTCCTTTCAAAAGACGCTTAGCGCAATTGCTGAATGGTTGGTTTGAGCGCTTGGAGCAACGTGACTCTAATGTGTTGGTATCAATATGTTTGGCACCGCTTGAAGCTACCGAACATTGTGGTAGTTTAGTGGTGAGTTGGCTGCACGAACACTGGCAATTGTTGACAGCAGGCGTGGGCGTAGCTACTTGTATCAAATTGTTGGTGCTATATGCACCCAAAGGGTTCCTGTGTGCCGTTTGGCGTTTTGTAGTTTTCTCGCATAGTACTTTCGTGCAGTTAATAGGTTTTCTTAATATCTACCTG ttaATTGCAATAATTGTTGTATACTTGACGTCGGTATATTTCTTGTGGAGACCAGAAAATAGCACCAAGTTCGTCATGGCTGGCCAGTCGCTTTGGGTGGCTATAGTTAGTTATGGTTGCAGCTTTTTAGGCGCACTACAAGTACCTGCCTTTATTTTGATAATGTTGTATGTAGGTGTATCAATTATATACCATATGCGCACTGCGGAAGGATCTAGCAGttgtatagaaaaattaaaaaagttgctaGACAAAACTGACTTTGAAAAGTCAGTAAGCAACATCAGTGTGAAGAAGCAAAGTTTGCATTCCGACGTCGAAGATGTCTCCTTGAGCGAAACATTGGATTCGCTGGACAATACTGAGTTGTTAGATGAAAATGAGGTGCCACACCTAAGTGGCATCTACTTCAAATGCTTATTCTACGCATGCGTAGCAACATTTTTGTATCGCAATGTTTGGATGTTCATATTGGCCGCCATACCCATATCGCTGCATTTGTTATACACGTTGGGCAATGTGACTGGCTTTACGGCGTTCATATCAAATAAAATCAATGAAGCCTATGAAAACTTAAAG AGTTGGGCTATTGAACATCATTCTGCCGTACTGCCGCTCTGTTTGCCCGGTGTACTTGAATTGAATTACAAAATAAACGCCATAATACGCGATTCATTAAAGTCCTCTGTTGACTTGGTCACTTCTATACTGATGATAATACTCATGTTGTTAATTATCGTCTTTCTTGGCGTATTTTTCTGTGTCAATATCTATTCGGAAACCATTGAAGTTGCTTACTTGGGCAAAGATCTGATAAACAAAACAATTACTGATCGTCCGGAATTGATCGATATATTACCTGAGAATATACAGTCATCCATCGATGATGCCTTGGATAATGCGCATCATTATGGGCGTCGGAAAATCGAAACGTACATCGATGATTGGCTAGCCGAAGCCGATTCCGTACATGCCACTAAGCTAAAGGAACAAATTTTAGATGTCTGGGATCGTTTAATACAGTACTGGATTGATGTTAATAAATCTGACTCGGCTTATGGACCACGTGTGCCAACAGATGCCCTCAAAACGACTTTCGGTGAAATTGTTGATAATCCTG AGCTAGTTTTAGTGGCAAAACAGGGCATTATCGGCTGGGCGAAGAGCAACACACAAACCATACTGGAAGTGGCTGAATCTCTGTGGCACATCATACGCACGAATCTCTCGATGATCATGAGCTTTACGGGTGATATTTTATCTTTGCTACTGTCTGGCGGTCAAGCGTGTGTGGAGTTCATACTCGATATG ATTGTCTTCTTTACCGCGCTATTCTATTTGCTTTCGAGCAGTAATACGAAATATGCGCCACTACAGGTTACCAAATATTTGGGCTTCTCAACGTCCGGCTCTAAAATCGCCGATGCTTTGGAGAATTCCATTTCGGGCGTACTAATCTCCATGTTTAAGTGTTCCATATTCACCGGTCTCTTCACATGGCTGGTGCATACAGTGTTTGGCGCGCGCATTGTCTTCCTGCCATCGGCGCTGGCGGCCATTTTGTCGGCAGCACCATTTTTGGGCAGCTATTGGTGTTCGCTGCCGGCTTTGTTAGAGTTGTGGTTGGCGCAAGATCGCTTCTATGCCGGACTTGTGCTCTTTCTACTGCAATTCTTCGTGCCACCGTATTTCGAGGCCGCCATCTATGCGGAGATGAAGGG cgGTGGACACCCATATTTGACTGGTTTGGCTATCGCCGGCGGCATGTATTGGATTGGCTGGCAGGGTGCGATCTTCGGCCCGTTAATGCTTTGCTTCTTCATAGGCATATTTGAAGTGGCTGCCGTAGCCATGCGTGCCAACGAAGATGCAAG GCGCAGCTCCGATGAGGACACCCGCGCGAC cagCATCAGTTGCAATGGTGAGGTCTGTCACATTGACCCACCAATAGATGTGAAAGTTGAGATGTCCGAGCCAGACAGCCAGGCGAAAGCTACGTTGCCGGCACCCACGTTGCCAGAAGCAATGGAGAGCAAGGAGAGCGCTGAAAGCATCACCCCAATCAACAATTCACCAGCGGCGCAAGATGAGAGTAAAGATCTGAGCACAGTAAAACCCCAAGCCATCgaacttaaaataataacgAAAACTTTAATGCCAGTTGCTGAAGCGATTTAA
- the LOC126750941 gene encoding transmembrane protein 245 isoform X3, protein MNRSDSIRRDRSFDSVLNKLMRMRSQNHETFKAAMYNFLIAAGIAAFIAVCFILGPFVRPLLWAFLMGAVLFPFKRRLAQLLNGWFERLEQRDSNVLVSICLAPLEATEHCGSLVVSWLHEHWQLLTAGVGVATCIKLLVLYAPKGFLCAVWRFVVFSHSTFVQLIGFLNIYLLIAIIVVYLTSVYFLWRPENSTKFVMAGQSLWVAIVSYGCSFLGALQVPAFILIMLYVGVSIIYHMRTAEGSSSCIEKLKKLLDKTDFEKSVSNISVKKQSLHSDVEDVSLSETLDSLDNTELLDENEVPHLSGIYFKCLFYACVATFLYRNVWMFILAAIPISLHLLYTLGNVTGFTAFISNKINEAYENLKSWAIEHHSAVLPLCLPGVLELNYKINAIIRDSLKSSVDLVTSILMIILMLLIIVFLGVFFCVNIYSETIEVAYLGKDLINKTITDRPELIDILPENIQSSIDDALDNAHHYGRRKIETYIDDWLAEADSVHATKLKEQILDVWDRLIQYWIDVNKSDSAYGPRVPTDALKTTFGEIVDNPVAKQGIIGWAKSNTQTILEVAESLWHIIRTNLSMIMSFTGDILSLLLSGGQACVEFILDMIVFFTALFYLLSSSNTKYAPLQVTKYLGFSTSGSKIADALENSISGVLISMFKCSIFTGLFTWLVHTVFGARIVFLPSALAAILSAAPFLGSYWCSLPALLELWLAQDRFYAGLVLFLLQFFVPPYFEAAIYAEMKGGGHPYLTGLAIAGGMYWIGWQGAIFGPLMLCFFIGIFEVAAVAMRANEDARRSSDEDTRATSISCNGEVCHIDPPIDVKVEMSEPDSQAKATLPAPTLPEAMESKESAESITPINNSPAAQDESKDLSTVKPQAIELKIITKTLMPVAEAI, encoded by the exons ATGAATCGTTCCGACTCGATTAGGCGCGATCGCTCCTTCGACAGCGTTCTTAACAAGTTGATGCGTATGCGTTCGCAGAATCATGAAACCTTCAAAGCAGCCatgtacaattttttaatagctGCCGGCATTGCAGCATTTATTGCCGTCTGCTTTATACTAGGTCCTTTCGTGCGTCCTTTACTCTGGGCATTCCTGATGGGAGCAGTGCTCTTTCCTTTCAAAAGACGCTTAGCGCAATTGCTGAATGGTTGGTTTGAGCGCTTGGAGCAACGTGACTCTAATGTGTTGGTATCAATATGTTTGGCACCGCTTGAAGCTACCGAACATTGTGGTAGTTTAGTGGTGAGTTGGCTGCACGAACACTGGCAATTGTTGACAGCAGGCGTGGGCGTAGCTACTTGTATCAAATTGTTGGTGCTATATGCACCCAAAGGGTTCCTGTGTGCCGTTTGGCGTTTTGTAGTTTTCTCGCATAGTACTTTCGTGCAGTTAATAGGTTTTCTTAATATCTACCTG ttaATTGCAATAATTGTTGTATACTTGACGTCGGTATATTTCTTGTGGAGACCAGAAAATAGCACCAAGTTCGTCATGGCTGGCCAGTCGCTTTGGGTGGCTATAGTTAGTTATGGTTGCAGCTTTTTAGGCGCACTACAAGTACCTGCCTTTATTTTGATAATGTTGTATGTAGGTGTATCAATTATATACCATATGCGCACTGCGGAAGGATCTAGCAGttgtatagaaaaattaaaaaagttgctaGACAAAACTGACTTTGAAAAGTCAGTAAGCAACATCAGTGTGAAGAAGCAAAGTTTGCATTCCGACGTCGAAGATGTCTCCTTGAGCGAAACATTGGATTCGCTGGACAATACTGAGTTGTTAGATGAAAATGAGGTGCCACACCTAAGTGGCATCTACTTCAAATGCTTATTCTACGCATGCGTAGCAACATTTTTGTATCGCAATGTTTGGATGTTCATATTGGCCGCCATACCCATATCGCTGCATTTGTTATACACGTTGGGCAATGTGACTGGCTTTACGGCGTTCATATCAAATAAAATCAATGAAGCCTATGAAAACTTAAAG AGTTGGGCTATTGAACATCATTCTGCCGTACTGCCGCTCTGTTTGCCCGGTGTACTTGAATTGAATTACAAAATAAACGCCATAATACGCGATTCATTAAAGTCCTCTGTTGACTTGGTCACTTCTATACTGATGATAATACTCATGTTGTTAATTATCGTCTTTCTTGGCGTATTTTTCTGTGTCAATATCTATTCGGAAACCATTGAAGTTGCTTACTTGGGCAAAGATCTGATAAACAAAACAATTACTGATCGTCCGGAATTGATCGATATATTACCTGAGAATATACAGTCATCCATCGATGATGCCTTGGATAATGCGCATCATTATGGGCGTCGGAAAATCGAAACGTACATCGATGATTGGCTAGCCGAAGCCGATTCCGTACATGCCACTAAGCTAAAGGAACAAATTTTAGATGTCTGGGATCGTTTAATACAGTACTGGATTGATGTTAATAAATCTGACTCGGCTTATGGACCACGTGTGCCAACAGATGCCCTCAAAACGACTTTCGGTGAAATTGTTGATAATCCTG TGGCAAAACAGGGCATTATCGGCTGGGCGAAGAGCAACACACAAACCATACTGGAAGTGGCTGAATCTCTGTGGCACATCATACGCACGAATCTCTCGATGATCATGAGCTTTACGGGTGATATTTTATCTTTGCTACTGTCTGGCGGTCAAGCGTGTGTGGAGTTCATACTCGATATG ATTGTCTTCTTTACCGCGCTATTCTATTTGCTTTCGAGCAGTAATACGAAATATGCGCCACTACAGGTTACCAAATATTTGGGCTTCTCAACGTCCGGCTCTAAAATCGCCGATGCTTTGGAGAATTCCATTTCGGGCGTACTAATCTCCATGTTTAAGTGTTCCATATTCACCGGTCTCTTCACATGGCTGGTGCATACAGTGTTTGGCGCGCGCATTGTCTTCCTGCCATCGGCGCTGGCGGCCATTTTGTCGGCAGCACCATTTTTGGGCAGCTATTGGTGTTCGCTGCCGGCTTTGTTAGAGTTGTGGTTGGCGCAAGATCGCTTCTATGCCGGACTTGTGCTCTTTCTACTGCAATTCTTCGTGCCACCGTATTTCGAGGCCGCCATCTATGCGGAGATGAAGGG cgGTGGACACCCATATTTGACTGGTTTGGCTATCGCCGGCGGCATGTATTGGATTGGCTGGCAGGGTGCGATCTTCGGCCCGTTAATGCTTTGCTTCTTCATAGGCATATTTGAAGTGGCTGCCGTAGCCATGCGTGCCAACGAAGATGCAAG GCGCAGCTCCGATGAGGACACCCGCGCGAC cagCATCAGTTGCAATGGTGAGGTCTGTCACATTGACCCACCAATAGATGTGAAAGTTGAGATGTCCGAGCCAGACAGCCAGGCGAAAGCTACGTTGCCGGCACCCACGTTGCCAGAAGCAATGGAGAGCAAGGAGAGCGCTGAAAGCATCACCCCAATCAACAATTCACCAGCGGCGCAAGATGAGAGTAAAGATCTGAGCACAGTAAAACCCCAAGCCATCgaacttaaaataataacgAAAACTTTAATGCCAGTTGCTGAAGCGATTTAA
- the LOC126750941 gene encoding transmembrane protein 245 isoform X4, with protein MNRSDSIRRDRSFDSVLNKLMRMRSQNHETFKAAMYNFLIAAGIAAFIAVCFILGPFVRPLLWAFLMGAVLFPFKRRLAQLLNGWFERLEQRDSNVLVSICLAPLEATEHCGSLVVSWLHEHWQLLTAGVGVATCIKLLVLYAPKGFLCAVWRFVVFSHSTFVQLIGFLNIYLLIAIIVVYLTSVYFLWRPENSTKFVMAGQSLWVAIVSYGCSFLGALQVPAFILIMLYVGVSIIYHMRTAEGSSSCIEKLKKLLDKTDFEKSVSNISVKKQSLHSDVEDVSLSETLDSLDNTELLDENEVPHLSGIYFKCLFYACVATFLYRNVWMFILAAIPISLHLLYTLGNVTGFTAFISNKINEAYENLKSWAIEHHSAVLPLCLPGVLELNYKINAIIRDSLKSSVDLVTSILMIILMLLIIVFLGVFFCVNIYSETIEVAYLGKDLINKTITDRPELIDILPENIQSSIDDALDNAHHYGRRKIETYIDDWLAEADSVHATKLKEQILDVWDRLIQYWIDVNKSDSAYGPRVPTDALKTTFGEIVDNPGHFKELVLVAKQGIIGWAKSNTQTILEVAESLWHIIRTNLSMIMSFTGDILSLLLSGGQACVEFILDMIVFFTALFYLLSSSNTKYAPLQVTKYLGFSTSGSKIADALENSISGVLISMFKCSIFTGLFTWLVHTVFGARIVFLPSALAAILSAAPFLGSYWCSLPALLELWLAQDRFYAGLVLFLLQFFVPPYFEAAIYAEMKGGGHPYLTGLAIAGGMYWIGWQGAIFGPLMLCFFIGIFEVAAVAMRANEDARRSSDEDTRATERRHSFYDY; from the exons ATGAATCGTTCCGACTCGATTAGGCGCGATCGCTCCTTCGACAGCGTTCTTAACAAGTTGATGCGTATGCGTTCGCAGAATCATGAAACCTTCAAAGCAGCCatgtacaattttttaatagctGCCGGCATTGCAGCATTTATTGCCGTCTGCTTTATACTAGGTCCTTTCGTGCGTCCTTTACTCTGGGCATTCCTGATGGGAGCAGTGCTCTTTCCTTTCAAAAGACGCTTAGCGCAATTGCTGAATGGTTGGTTTGAGCGCTTGGAGCAACGTGACTCTAATGTGTTGGTATCAATATGTTTGGCACCGCTTGAAGCTACCGAACATTGTGGTAGTTTAGTGGTGAGTTGGCTGCACGAACACTGGCAATTGTTGACAGCAGGCGTGGGCGTAGCTACTTGTATCAAATTGTTGGTGCTATATGCACCCAAAGGGTTCCTGTGTGCCGTTTGGCGTTTTGTAGTTTTCTCGCATAGTACTTTCGTGCAGTTAATAGGTTTTCTTAATATCTACCTG ttaATTGCAATAATTGTTGTATACTTGACGTCGGTATATTTCTTGTGGAGACCAGAAAATAGCACCAAGTTCGTCATGGCTGGCCAGTCGCTTTGGGTGGCTATAGTTAGTTATGGTTGCAGCTTTTTAGGCGCACTACAAGTACCTGCCTTTATTTTGATAATGTTGTATGTAGGTGTATCAATTATATACCATATGCGCACTGCGGAAGGATCTAGCAGttgtatagaaaaattaaaaaagttgctaGACAAAACTGACTTTGAAAAGTCAGTAAGCAACATCAGTGTGAAGAAGCAAAGTTTGCATTCCGACGTCGAAGATGTCTCCTTGAGCGAAACATTGGATTCGCTGGACAATACTGAGTTGTTAGATGAAAATGAGGTGCCACACCTAAGTGGCATCTACTTCAAATGCTTATTCTACGCATGCGTAGCAACATTTTTGTATCGCAATGTTTGGATGTTCATATTGGCCGCCATACCCATATCGCTGCATTTGTTATACACGTTGGGCAATGTGACTGGCTTTACGGCGTTCATATCAAATAAAATCAATGAAGCCTATGAAAACTTAAAG AGTTGGGCTATTGAACATCATTCTGCCGTACTGCCGCTCTGTTTGCCCGGTGTACTTGAATTGAATTACAAAATAAACGCCATAATACGCGATTCATTAAAGTCCTCTGTTGACTTGGTCACTTCTATACTGATGATAATACTCATGTTGTTAATTATCGTCTTTCTTGGCGTATTTTTCTGTGTCAATATCTATTCGGAAACCATTGAAGTTGCTTACTTGGGCAAAGATCTGATAAACAAAACAATTACTGATCGTCCGGAATTGATCGATATATTACCTGAGAATATACAGTCATCCATCGATGATGCCTTGGATAATGCGCATCATTATGGGCGTCGGAAAATCGAAACGTACATCGATGATTGGCTAGCCGAAGCCGATTCCGTACATGCCACTAAGCTAAAGGAACAAATTTTAGATGTCTGGGATCGTTTAATACAGTACTGGATTGATGTTAATAAATCTGACTCGGCTTATGGACCACGTGTGCCAACAGATGCCCTCAAAACGACTTTCGGTGAAATTGTTGATAATCCTG GACATTTTAAAGAGCTAGTTTTAGTGGCAAAACAGGGCATTATCGGCTGGGCGAAGAGCAACACACAAACCATACTGGAAGTGGCTGAATCTCTGTGGCACATCATACGCACGAATCTCTCGATGATCATGAGCTTTACGGGTGATATTTTATCTTTGCTACTGTCTGGCGGTCAAGCGTGTGTGGAGTTCATACTCGATATG ATTGTCTTCTTTACCGCGCTATTCTATTTGCTTTCGAGCAGTAATACGAAATATGCGCCACTACAGGTTACCAAATATTTGGGCTTCTCAACGTCCGGCTCTAAAATCGCCGATGCTTTGGAGAATTCCATTTCGGGCGTACTAATCTCCATGTTTAAGTGTTCCATATTCACCGGTCTCTTCACATGGCTGGTGCATACAGTGTTTGGCGCGCGCATTGTCTTCCTGCCATCGGCGCTGGCGGCCATTTTGTCGGCAGCACCATTTTTGGGCAGCTATTGGTGTTCGCTGCCGGCTTTGTTAGAGTTGTGGTTGGCGCAAGATCGCTTCTATGCCGGACTTGTGCTCTTTCTACTGCAATTCTTCGTGCCACCGTATTTCGAGGCCGCCATCTATGCGGAGATGAAGGG cgGTGGACACCCATATTTGACTGGTTTGGCTATCGCCGGCGGCATGTATTGGATTGGCTGGCAGGGTGCGATCTTCGGCCCGTTAATGCTTTGCTTCTTCATAGGCATATTTGAAGTGGCTGCCGTAGCCATGCGTGCCAACGAAGATGCAAG GCGCAGCTCCGATGAGGACACCCGCGCGAC CGAACGCAGACATTCCTTTTATGACTATTAA